A genomic region of Rheinheimera sp. MMS21-TC3 contains the following coding sequences:
- a CDS encoding MFS transporter — translation MSAVSARSALMLAYFTYFGVLGVFVPYFGLFLDGRGLDSAEIGLLLAIVMGSRIIGPNIWAALAERTGKPLVIMRTGAFLAILGWCGSFANIGFWPLLIGFTLFSFFWTAILPQLEVSAFHFLNDDTQAYSRVRSFGSVGYIVLVLFGGWLFELFGSEFLPVSALMFLMLLLASLFLLPAVSLNLHTKTVSERFSDVLKNKLLLRFMCAALLIQMSFAPFYGFFTLYSRDLGYSGTETGLFIGVAVVAEIVAFYFAGKIMRNRSYKLLLSICYSLTILRWTLVATVADNAWLLAFSMMLHAGSFAIAHSCAMQFIQQFFPKQLRSKGQAFYAGVIYGGGGAIGAYISGILWQDGAGASNTFLAAAALAFFATLIAISLPKVIPSATTIS, via the coding sequence ATGTCTGCTGTTTCAGCTCGGTCAGCGCTAATGCTGGCCTATTTCACCTACTTTGGTGTGCTCGGTGTTTTTGTTCCATATTTTGGCTTGTTTTTAGACGGTCGAGGCCTAGACTCTGCTGAAATTGGCTTATTACTGGCTATTGTAATGGGCAGCAGAATTATTGGTCCTAATATCTGGGCAGCGCTTGCAGAACGCACCGGTAAGCCCTTGGTAATTATGCGCACTGGGGCTTTTTTAGCCATTTTGGGTTGGTGTGGCAGTTTTGCCAATATAGGATTTTGGCCACTATTGATTGGCTTTACATTATTTAGCTTTTTTTGGACGGCAATTTTACCGCAGTTAGAGGTATCAGCTTTTCATTTTTTAAATGATGACACTCAAGCCTATAGTCGAGTGCGCAGTTTTGGCAGTGTCGGTTATATAGTGTTAGTGCTATTTGGTGGCTGGTTATTTGAATTGTTTGGTAGTGAGTTCTTACCGGTTTCAGCTTTAATGTTTTTAATGCTGTTATTGGCTAGTTTATTTTTGTTACCAGCAGTTAGTTTAAATTTGCATACTAAAACGGTTAGTGAACGTTTTTCAGATGTCTTAAAAAACAAATTATTACTGCGCTTTATGTGCGCTGCTTTATTAATCCAAATGAGCTTTGCCCCTTTTTATGGCTTTTTTACCTTATATAGTCGTGATCTTGGTTATAGTGGTACTGAAACAGGTTTATTTATCGGTGTGGCGGTAGTTGCTGAAATAGTTGCTTTTTACTTTGCTGGCAAAATAATGCGTAATCGAAGTTATAAGCTGTTATTGAGTATTTGTTATAGTTTAACGATTTTACGTTGGACCTTAGTGGCGACGGTGGCAGATAACGCTTGGTTATTAGCCTTTAGTATGATGTTACATGCAGGAAGCTTTGCTATAGCGCACTCTTGTGCCATGCAGTTTATTCAGCAGTTTTTTCCTAAACAGTTGCGTAGCAAAGGCCAAGCATTTTATGCCGGTGTTATTTACGGTGGGGGTGGTGCAATTGGCGCTTATATTTCAGGTATATTATGGCAAGATGGCGCAGGGGCAAGTAATACCTTTCTTGCCGCCGCAGCTTTAGCTTTTTTTGCTACTCTAATTGCCATTAGCTTACCTAAGGTGATACCTAGCGCAACAACCATTTCATAA
- the aroC gene encoding chorismate synthase, whose protein sequence is MAGNSIGQLFKVTTFGESHGPAIGGIVDGCPPGMTLTAEDLQLDLDRRKPGTSRYTTARREADTVKILSGVFEDTTTGTSIGLLIENTDQRSQDYSNIKDVFRPGHADYTYWHKYGIRDYRGGGRASARETAVRVAAGAIAKKYLFEQCGVQIRGYLAQLGPVKMEKLDWDEVNNNAFFAPDVDKVAELDQYMRDLKKAGDSVGARINVVASNVPVGWGEPVFDRLDADIAHAIMSINAVKAVEIGDGFAVVEQRGSTHRDELSQQGFSANHAGGVLGGISSGQDITVSMALKPTSSISIPGNSINSQGDEIEMLTKGRHDPCVGIRAVPIAEAMLAIVLMDHYLRHRAQNAHVQVATPDIARK, encoded by the coding sequence ATGGCCGGCAATAGTATAGGGCAATTATTTAAAGTCACTACTTTTGGTGAAAGCCACGGCCCTGCTATAGGTGGCATTGTTGATGGTTGCCCACCGGGTATGACCTTAACGGCTGAAGACTTACAACTAGATTTAGATCGGCGTAAACCTGGCACCTCGCGCTATACAACTGCTAGGCGTGAAGCCGATACTGTAAAAATATTATCGGGTGTGTTTGAGGATACTACAACAGGCACCAGTATAGGCTTGTTGATTGAAAATACAGATCAACGTTCACAAGATTACTCAAACATAAAAGATGTGTTTCGCCCAGGCCATGCTGATTATACCTATTGGCATAAGTATGGCATTCGTGATTATAGAGGCGGTGGTCGAGCATCTGCTCGTGAAACTGCTGTTAGAGTAGCAGCTGGCGCTATTGCTAAAAAGTATCTATTTGAGCAATGTGGTGTGCAAATACGGGGCTATTTAGCCCAACTTGGCCCAGTTAAAATGGAAAAGCTAGATTGGGATGAAGTGAATAATAACGCTTTTTTTGCCCCTGATGTGGATAAAGTTGCCGAGTTAGATCAATACATGCGTGACTTAAAGAAAGCCGGCGACTCAGTTGGAGCGCGAATTAATGTTGTGGCTTCTAATGTGCCTGTAGGCTGGGGCGAGCCAGTATTTGATCGGCTAGATGCTGATATTGCTCATGCCATTATGAGTATTAACGCCGTTAAAGCCGTTGAAATAGGAGATGGTTTTGCTGTTGTAGAGCAACGAGGCTCTACTCATCGTGATGAATTAAGTCAGCAAGGCTTTAGTGCTAATCATGCTGGTGGCGTATTAGGTGGTATTTCTTCGGGGCAAGATATTACCGTGAGTATGGCACTTAAACCTACTTCAAGTATCAGTATTCCAGGTAATAGTATTAATAGTCAGGGTGATGAAATTGAAATGTTGACTAAAGGTCGACATGATCCTTGTGTTGGTATAAGAGCGGTACCTATAGCTGAAGCTATGCTAGCAATAGTACTAATGGATCATTACCTTCGTCATAGAGCGCAAAATGCTCATGTTCAAGTGGCAACGCCAGATATAGCTCGTAAATAA
- the smrB gene encoding endonuclease SmrB, with protein MQNKKTKLTSASQDVTAEDSQLFRQSIAGARPIIQDKIPPVATVSKQKRRADVSAKAVLTDLFYFSDQYEGYVHHNGSQSYVQAGDDVYLSGRLKRGEFQPQVILDLHGLTSAEAKNELAGLLAYCEQKHLNCACVIHGKGLGILARKVPNWLIQHPNVRAFHTAPKSWGKHGALLILLKVKA; from the coding sequence ATGCAGAATAAAAAAACTAAATTAACCTCAGCATCGCAGGACGTTACTGCCGAAGATAGTCAACTATTTCGCCAGTCCATAGCAGGCGCTAGGCCTATTATACAAGATAAGATACCGCCTGTTGCTACTGTGAGCAAGCAAAAAAGACGTGCGGACGTCTCTGCTAAAGCCGTTTTAACCGATTTATTTTACTTTTCTGATCAATATGAAGGTTATGTCCATCATAATGGCAGTCAAAGCTATGTCCAAGCTGGCGATGATGTATATTTAAGTGGCCGCTTAAAACGTGGTGAGTTTCAACCTCAAGTCATTTTAGATTTACATGGTTTAACTTCAGCAGAAGCTAAAAATGAACTTGCTGGCTTACTGGCTTATTGTGAGCAAAAGCATCTTAATTGTGCTTGTGTTATTCACGGCAAAGGCTTAGGTATTTTAGCCCGTAAAGTGCCAAACTGGCTAATTCAACACCCTAATGTACGAGCTTTTCACACTGCACCTAAAAGTTGGGGCAAGCACGGTGCTTTATTAATATTACTTAAAGTAAAAGCTTAA
- a CDS encoding coniferyl aldehyde dehydrogenase — protein sequence MKQQLNKLKQQFSQSPYPDVAQRVQWLQALEQAIRHYDDKLCHALSIDFGHRSMDETRLLEIMPTLSGIAYQIKNIKRWMQVKNHKVHYSYKPASNKLMPQPLGVVGIIVPWNYPVFLTTGPLMAALAAGNKVMLKLSEYTPATNSVITAMLSEYLPDQVVVIEGDAEVAAEFSSLAFDHLLFTGSGNIGRKVMQAAAANLTPVTLELGGKSPAIITTDAELALAVPRLLFGKTANAGQTCVAPDYLLLPREQLNDFIQQAKRCFVQFYPKGVQSEDYSAIINEQQYSRLQTYLAEAEQAQAEIIALDDQHWQQATQRKLAPQLVINAPLETALWQQEIFGPILPIMLYDNIEQAISFVNQQPRPLALYLFSPSSTLQQQVLQQTHAGGVCINDSLMHVGQDDLPFGGIGPSGMGAYHGEAGFLTFSHQKAIHKKGRFSSGTFVYPPFNRAVFRLIMKWLLR from the coding sequence ATGAAACAACAACTTAATAAACTAAAACAACAATTTAGCCAGAGTCCCTATCCCGATGTTGCACAACGCGTGCAATGGTTACAAGCCTTAGAGCAAGCTATACGACACTATGATGATAAACTATGCCATGCCCTTAGCATTGATTTTGGTCATCGCAGCATGGATGAAACCAGGCTGCTTGAGATTATGCCGACCTTAAGTGGTATTGCTTATCAAATAAAAAACATTAAACGCTGGATGCAAGTTAAAAACCATAAGGTGCATTATAGCTATAAACCTGCCAGTAATAAGCTAATGCCGCAACCCTTAGGTGTAGTTGGCATCATAGTGCCATGGAATTATCCTGTTTTTTTAACCACAGGTCCCTTAATGGCAGCCTTAGCAGCTGGAAATAAAGTGATGCTAAAGCTGTCGGAATATACTCCAGCTACTAACAGTGTTATTACAGCTATGCTTAGCGAGTATTTACCAGATCAAGTGGTTGTTATTGAAGGCGATGCCGAAGTTGCTGCTGAATTTTCTAGCTTAGCTTTTGATCACTTGCTATTTACCGGCTCTGGCAATATTGGCCGTAAAGTTATGCAAGCTGCCGCAGCAAACCTAACGCCGGTAACCTTAGAATTAGGTGGTAAATCTCCAGCTATTATTACTACAGATGCCGAACTAGCGTTAGCTGTACCTCGCCTATTATTTGGTAAAACTGCTAATGCCGGCCAAACCTGTGTAGCACCAGACTATTTATTATTACCCCGTGAGCAATTAAACGACTTTATCCAGCAAGCAAAACGCTGCTTTGTACAGTTTTATCCTAAAGGGGTGCAAAGCGAAGATTATTCGGCCATTATTAATGAGCAGCAGTATTCACGGTTACAAACTTATTTAGCCGAAGCCGAACAAGCCCAAGCTGAAATTATTGCCTTAGACGATCAGCACTGGCAACAAGCAACACAGCGTAAGTTGGCACCACAGTTGGTAATCAATGCACCTTTAGAAACAGCACTTTGGCAGCAAGAGATTTTTGGCCCTATCTTACCTATCATGTTATACGACAATATAGAGCAAGCAATTAGCTTTGTTAACCAACAACCAAGACCGCTTGCCTTATATTTATTTAGTCCATCTAGCACCTTGCAACAACAAGTTCTACAGCAAACTCATGCTGGTGGTGTCTGTATTAACGATAGTTTAATGCATGTTGGCCAAGATGACTTGCCCTTTGGTGGCATAGGACCATCCGGTATGGGCGCTTATCATGGCGAGGCTGGCTTTTTAACTTTTTCTCATCAAAAAGCTATTCATAAAAAAGGTCGTTTTAGCAGCGGTACTTTTGTCTACCCGCCCTTTAACCGCGCTGTATTTCGGCTTATTATGAAATGGTTGTTGCGCTAG
- the prmB gene encoding 50S ribosomal protein L3 N(5)-glutamine methyltransferase — translation MAESSELFLSAECIADAIAELETVHDWLRFAVSQLNHADVYLGHGTDNPWDEAAALLSFVLHLPPLTNDKLLTVRLIKQERAAFVDLLQQRISQRLPAAYLTNQAYFAGLAFYVDERVLIPRSPIAELIADKFSGQLQGKAVHNILDLCTGSGCIAIACAYAFPEAEVDAVDISPDALEIAQFNIEQHNLEHRVYPILSDGYDALVGTKYDLIVTNPPYVDAEDMADLPAEYQHEPELGLASGEDGLALTRRILAQAVAYLNDGGVLVCEVGNSMVQLQQQLPEVQFDWLEFKHGGIGVFAITKAELQRCLHYFEQ, via the coding sequence ATGGCTGAATCTAGCGAATTATTTTTAAGCGCTGAGTGTATAGCAGATGCTATCGCTGAGCTAGAAACTGTGCACGATTGGTTACGCTTTGCCGTTAGCCAATTAAATCATGCTGATGTTTATTTAGGCCACGGCACAGATAATCCATGGGATGAAGCAGCAGCTCTATTAAGCTTTGTGTTGCATTTACCCCCTTTAACTAATGATAAACTATTAACCGTTCGTTTAATTAAACAAGAGCGAGCAGCTTTTGTTGATTTATTGCAGCAGCGTATAAGTCAGCGTTTACCAGCAGCTTACTTAACTAATCAAGCTTACTTTGCTGGTTTAGCTTTTTATGTTGATGAACGAGTGTTAATTCCTCGCTCACCTATAGCTGAACTAATAGCTGATAAGTTTTCTGGCCAATTGCAGGGCAAAGCTGTGCACAATATCTTAGATTTGTGTACTGGATCGGGCTGTATTGCTATAGCTTGTGCTTATGCTTTTCCAGAAGCAGAAGTTGATGCCGTAGACATTAGCCCTGATGCTCTAGAAATTGCTCAGTTTAATATTGAGCAGCATAATTTGGAGCATAGAGTCTATCCTATTTTATCTGATGGCTATGATGCTTTAGTTGGTACCAAATATGATTTAATAGTGACCAATCCACCTTATGTTGATGCAGAAGACATGGCCGATTTACCTGCGGAATATCAGCATGAGCCTGAACTAGGTTTAGCTTCTGGAGAAGATGGTTTAGCTTTAACTAGGCGTATTTTAGCTCAAGCTGTTGCCTACCTAAATGACGGTGGTGTTTTAGTTTGTGAAGTGGGCAATAGCATGGTGCAATTACAACAACAACTGCCAGAAGTACAATTTGACTGGTTAGAGTTTAAACATGGTGGTATTGGTGTCTTTGCTATTACCAAAGCGGAACTACAGCGCTGTTTGCATTATTTTGAACAGTAA
- a CDS encoding ATP-NAD kinase family protein, producing the protein MAIKFRLGLIINPLAGLGGSVGLKGSDGQAEQALALGAVPQAMNRAETTLTELLALKSQFEVYTVAGDMGENVCKQLGLSYQIIYKPKASPSTAQDTELAAQALVDAKVDLILFAGGDGTARNICHVVAEKTTVLGIPAGVKIHSGVYAISPTAAGKLVAKLVAGELVSLDSADVMDIDEEAFRQGIVKARRFGEMRIPAQLRYVQSVKAGGQESDELVLADLAAYVSEQMEDNVRYVMGSGSTVAAIMQELGLDNTLLGVDVVENGQLIAQDVTADQLFSLIDGYPSQLIITLIGGQGHVFGRGNQQLSPKVIRCLGRSNIQVIATKEKLEQLQGRPLLADTGDTALDHELAGLINILTGYNDYVMYRLGWEEEE; encoded by the coding sequence ATGGCTATAAAATTTCGTTTAGGCTTAATTATTAATCCTTTAGCTGGCTTAGGGGGCAGTGTGGGCTTAAAAGGCTCTGATGGCCAAGCTGAACAAGCTTTAGCCTTAGGTGCTGTACCACAAGCAATGAATAGAGCCGAAACCACTCTAACTGAACTACTGGCATTAAAATCACAATTTGAAGTTTATACCGTAGCGGGTGATATGGGTGAAAATGTCTGTAAACAGTTGGGTTTATCCTATCAGATTATTTATAAACCCAAGGCCAGTCCTAGTACAGCACAAGATACCGAGCTAGCTGCCCAAGCTTTAGTTGATGCTAAAGTAGATCTTATTTTATTTGCCGGTGGTGATGGTACAGCTAGAAATATTTGTCATGTTGTCGCAGAAAAAACAACAGTATTAGGTATTCCTGCCGGAGTAAAAATTCATTCTGGCGTTTATGCCATATCACCCACAGCAGCAGGTAAATTAGTCGCTAAACTGGTCGCTGGTGAACTAGTCTCGTTAGACAGTGCAGATGTCATGGACATTGATGAGGAAGCTTTTCGCCAAGGAATAGTTAAAGCAAGGCGTTTTGGTGAGATGCGTATACCCGCGCAATTACGTTATGTGCAAAGTGTAAAAGCAGGCGGCCAAGAATCAGATGAATTAGTCTTAGCAGATTTAGCGGCTTATGTTAGCGAGCAAATGGAAGATAACGTGCGCTATGTTATGGGCTCAGGGTCAACAGTGGCTGCTATTATGCAAGAGTTAGGTTTAGATAACACTTTGCTAGGCGTAGATGTAGTCGAAAATGGTCAATTAATAGCTCAAGATGTGACAGCAGATCAGTTGTTTAGTTTAATTGATGGTTATCCTAGTCAATTAATTATTACTTTAATCGGTGGTCAAGGCCATGTTTTTGGCCGAGGCAATCAGCAGTTATCACCTAAAGTAATACGTTGTTTAGGTCGTAGCAATATCCAAGTCATAGCCACTAAAGAAAAACTAGAGCAGTTACAAGGTCGGCCATTATTAGCTGATACGGGAGATACTGCTTTAGATCATGAATTAGCAGGTTTAATTAATATACTCACCGGCTATAACGACTATGTTATGTATCGATTAGGCTGGGAGGAAGAGGAGTAG
- a CDS encoding YfcL family protein produces the protein MNSVLDNSVSSSTEVYINEVANFFDQLVPVATDDELFASGYLRGHFDLIVGTLQVSGAAFTAKDVINQVNTSLQQAISQGELDKTDQASVENIWLQVQKLASE, from the coding sequence ATGAATAGTGTCCTAGACAATAGTGTAAGTAGTAGCACCGAAGTGTATATCAATGAGGTGGCCAATTTTTTTGACCAGTTAGTGCCAGTAGCCACTGATGATGAGTTATTTGCATCAGGCTATTTACGAGGGCACTTCGATCTTATTGTAGGCACCTTACAAGTAAGTGGTGCTGCTTTTACTGCCAAAGATGTAATTAACCAAGTAAATACTAGTTTGCAACAGGCAATAAGCCAAGGTGAGTTAGACAAAACAGATCAAGCTAGCGTAGAAAATATTTGGCTGCAAGTTCAGAAGTTAGCAAGCGAATAA
- the sixA gene encoding phosphohistidine phosphatase SixA yields the protein MVNLVIMRHGEAAPIASADKLRPLTTKGIDDVKQMATWLYKQYGSFDYIWASPYLRTKQTAELMLAKQPNYSQLNLISDLVPEADVAMLQSYLDAFLATKPDAKVLLVSHMPLVSFLVAQFTDYSQTPVFSPAQLACIDYKPQQRGQLVKLFNTADLALLS from the coding sequence ATGGTAAATCTTGTAATTATGCGACATGGCGAAGCTGCGCCTATAGCGTCTGCTGACAAATTAAGACCCTTAACAACTAAAGGGATAGATGATGTAAAGCAGATGGCAACTTGGTTGTATAAGCAATATGGTAGCTTTGATTATATTTGGGCTAGTCCGTATTTGCGTACTAAGCAAACAGCAGAGTTAATGTTAGCTAAGCAACCTAATTATAGCCAGTTAAATTTAATCTCAGATTTAGTGCCTGAAGCTGATGTAGCTATGCTGCAGTCTTACTTGGATGCTTTTTTAGCGACTAAACCAGACGCTAAAGTATTACTTGTGTCTCATATGCCATTAGTGAGTTTTTTAGTTGCTCAATTTACTGACTATAGCCAAACGCCGGTTTTTAGCCCAGCACAGCTAGCCTGTATCGATTATAAACCACAGCAGCGAGGTCAGTTAGTTAAGTTATTTAATACTGCAGATTTAGCGCTATTAAGTTAA
- the fadR gene encoding fatty acid metabolism transcriptional regulator FadR, translating to MTNLIKAQSPAGFAEEYIVDSIWNGKFAPGSILPAERELSELIGVTRTTLREVLQRLARDGWLTIKHGKPTKVNNFWETSGLNILETLARLDEEHMPDLVDELLSARTNISAIYIRGAIKNNAQRVIEVFAGAELLDDTAEAYAEFDYNLNHELALHSANRIYVLILNGFRGLYNKIARFYFSHPKAREVARNYYNQIKLHAENGKFDEVVFAVRKYGRESGLVWAELRPEIPKDLIE from the coding sequence ATGACCAACCTGATAAAAGCGCAAAGCCCAGCCGGTTTCGCAGAAGAATATATTGTCGATTCTATTTGGAATGGCAAGTTTGCACCTGGCTCCATTTTACCCGCAGAGCGCGAACTGTCGGAATTGATTGGTGTCACTCGTACTACTTTACGTGAGGTATTGCAGCGTTTAGCCCGCGACGGCTGGTTAACGATTAAGCATGGCAAACCTACTAAAGTTAATAATTTTTGGGAAACATCAGGCTTAAATATTCTAGAGACTTTAGCTCGTTTAGATGAAGAGCATATGCCAGATTTGGTTGACGAGCTGTTATCTGCGCGAACCAATATCAGTGCAATTTATATTCGTGGCGCTATTAAGAATAATGCCCAGCGAGTTATAGAAGTGTTTGCTGGCGCAGAGTTGCTTGATGATACGGCTGAAGCTTATGCCGAGTTTGATTACAACTTAAATCATGAATTAGCATTACATTCTGCTAACCGTATTTATGTCTTAATTTTAAATGGTTTTCGTGGCTTGTATAATAAAATAGCGCGCTTTTACTTTTCTCATCCTAAAGCGCGTGAAGTTGCTCGTAATTATTATAATCAAATTAAGCTACATGCTGAAAATGGCAAGTTTGATGAAGTAGTATTTGCTGTGCGTAAATATGGCCGTGAAAGCGGTTTAGTGTGGGCTGAACTGCGGCCAGAAATTCCTAAAGATTTAATTGAGTAA
- a CDS encoding disulfide bond formation protein B has translation MLKKVKLLSSKRLSWLLLIVSIAGLLATALYFQHGMNIQPCIKCVYIRAAFSGMLAAAVIGFFGAKITFIRCIALLGVIAAAVFGLIQTNELLEIERIIAAGGFSTCSFFAEYPSWLPLEQWLPAVFEPTASCGDDSWRFFDRSMAFWTSITLYGYIIIVTAFLLCQGVKLNPNPYKG, from the coding sequence ATGTTGAAAAAAGTAAAATTATTATCTAGTAAACGCTTAAGCTGGTTATTGTTAATAGTCTCTATTGCCGGGTTACTAGCAACTGCATTGTATTTTCAGCATGGCATGAATATTCAACCTTGCATTAAATGCGTTTATATCCGAGCCGCCTTTAGTGGCATGTTGGCTGCTGCAGTTATTGGTTTTTTTGGCGCAAAAATAACATTTATACGCTGTATTGCTCTACTGGGTGTTATAGCAGCAGCTGTATTTGGCTTAATACAAACAAATGAATTATTAGAAATTGAACGCATTATCGCTGCTGGTGGCTTTTCAACTTGCTCGTTCTTTGCCGAATATCCTAGTTGGCTACCGCTTGAACAGTGGTTGCCCGCAGTGTTTGAGCCAACAGCTAGTTGCGGTGATGATAGCTGGCGTTTTTTCGATCGTAGTATGGCCTTTTGGACCAGTATAACCTTATATGGTTATATTATTATTGTTACTGCTTTTTTACTGTGCCAAGGGGTTAAATTAAATCCAAACCCTTATAAAGGGTAA
- a CDS encoding FKBP-type peptidyl-prolyl cis-trans isomerase, which produces MADKFTTLEQHASYGIGLQMGQQLADNPFDGLDIEAVAAGVKAAFTEQDPEVTDEQIREAFGVISERMQAQQAEKAQLLAEAGTDFLAENAKRAEITVTESGLQYEVLTAGAADGEKPTAESTVRTHYHGTLIDGTVFDSSYQRGEPAEFPVSGVIAGWTEALQLMTPGTKLRLYVPHELAYGERGAGNAIAPFSTLIFDVELLAII; this is translated from the coding sequence ATGGCAGATAAATTCACAACCTTAGAACAACATGCAAGTTATGGTATTGGTTTACAAATGGGGCAGCAACTAGCTGATAATCCATTTGACGGTTTAGATATTGAAGCAGTAGCAGCTGGTGTAAAAGCGGCATTTACTGAACAGGATCCTGAAGTAACTGATGAGCAAATTCGTGAAGCATTTGGCGTTATTAGTGAACGTATGCAAGCTCAACAAGCTGAAAAAGCACAATTATTAGCTGAAGCTGGTACAGATTTTTTAGCTGAAAATGCTAAACGTGCTGAAATAACAGTTACTGAGTCAGGTTTGCAATATGAAGTGTTAACTGCTGGTGCCGCAGATGGCGAAAAACCAACAGCGGAATCAACAGTACGTACTCATTATCACGGTACATTAATCGATGGTACTGTCTTTGATAGCTCTTACCAGCGCGGTGAGCCAGCAGAATTTCCGGTGTCTGGTGTTATCGCTGGTTGGACCGAGGCCTTACAATTAATGACACCTGGTACTAAGTTACGTTTATATGTACCGCATGAATTAGCTTATGGTGAGCGCGGCGCAGGTAATGCGATTGCTCCTTTTAGTACTTTAATCTTTGATGTTGAATTATTAGCTATTATCTAA